The Benincasa hispida cultivar B227 chromosome 9, ASM972705v1, whole genome shotgun sequence genome has a segment encoding these proteins:
- the LOC120084745 gene encoding uncharacterized protein LOC120084745, whose product MKLDDALWAYRTAHKTPIGMSPHALAFGKARHLPLKLEYKVIWEFKKLKFDLKAVGEERKLQLLELDEWRLQAYENSKIYKECTRRWHDKRLCEKNLKAG is encoded by the coding sequence ATGAAACTAGATGATGCCCTGTGGGCATATCGGACTGCTCATAAgacacccataggcatgtcaCCACATGCATTGGCGTTTGGAAAGGCCCGTCATCTACCATTGAAACTGGAATATAAGGTTATATGGGAATTTAAGAAACTCAAATTTGATCTTAAGGCTGTAGGAGAAGAGAGAAAACTTCAACTACTAGAGCTGGACGAGTGGAGATTACAAGCGTATGagaattccaaaatttacaaagaatgcACCAGGCGATGGCATGATAAGCGTCTTTGTGAGAAAAACCTCAAGGCAGGTTGA